Within Capra hircus breed San Clemente chromosome 7, ASM170441v1, whole genome shotgun sequence, the genomic segment ctgggctggatgaagcacaagctggaatcaagattgccgggagaaatatcaataacctcaaatatgcagatgacaccacccttaggcagaaagtgaagaactaaagagcctcttaatgagagtgagagaggagagtgaaaatgttggcttaaagctcaacattcagaaaacgaagatcatggcatctggtcccatcacttcatgggaaatagatggggaaacagtggaaacagtgtcagactttatttttgggggcgccaaaatcactgcagatggtgactgcagccatgaaactaaaagatgcctACTTCTTGGAAGTTATGGCCAGCCTAGACagctttcccctctggtaaccataaatttgttttttgtgtCAGTGAGTctttatctgttttgtaaatcagctcatttgtgtcatctttttaTAGTCCACATacaagtaatatcatatgatatttgtctttgtctgacttacctcacctagtatgataatctctggatcCATccttgttgctacaaatggcatttcattattttttatgactgagtaatattccactatatatatatgtacaccacATCTTTTCTGTCCATTcatctggctattgtaaagagtgctgctgtgaacactggaatGCATCTATCTTTTCAGATTAGAGTTTTCagcttttctggatatatgtccagcaTCATatgttctatttttagattttttaaggaaccaccatactgtactccatagtagctgcaccaatttatattcctccGAAGAATGTAGGAGGGTTTCGTTTTTTCCACACCCACTCAAGCATTCGTATTTTGTAGACTTGATGAtcgccattctgaccaatgtaaGGTGAtagatacctcattgtagttttgattcacatttctctagtaattagcaatgttgagatctttttgtgtgcctgttggccatctgtagaaTGTGGTAGATTTTCAACAATAGCCAATATTTACATCATGTCAGATGCTATCACGCATTTTAATGAATACTTAATTTAATTATAACAGCTCTGTGAAATATAGGTATAATTATTAGCCCATTTCGAAAGATAACACAATTCACAGAGTTAAGTCTACAGCAAAGTCCTATGCCACCCAAGGGATTTTGACTCCAGAGTTCATGTTGTAGTCCATCCATTCTCAAAGATGTGGTTTGGGAATCCCAAGACCATTTTGGAGAGGGGTCTGCAAGTATTAAACTCAGATGCCAACCAAGGCATTTTGACTCCAGAGTTCATACTGTAGTCCATCCATTCTCAAAGGTGTGGTTTGAGAATCCCAAGACCATTTTGGAAAGGGGTCTGCAAGTTTTAAACTATCTTTGTGAACTTCCCTAgaggtccagttgttaagattctttgcttccactgcagggggtgcaggtttgaccaCTGATCAGGAAAGTTCCATGTGCCGCTTGGTGcagcgccccccccccaaaaaaaaacacaatatctTCATAATAATACAAACAcatatttgcctttttcacttGAGAGGCTATATAATATCCAATTATACCTTTTTATAAGAGTATAAAAGACTTTTTATATCAAAAAGTTCAGAACTGCTGCTCTTGTGGTGTAAACTATTATCCCTGTACTTCTCATCTCTGTAAGTTACTGGTCAATCCCCAAGATAAAGTGTTGTTTAAAAAAAGGGTGATTATAATATGCTTACATTTAggtattaataagaaaaaaaagtaaaaaaaaaaaaataggaccgTTTCTATACATGTGCTGTCTCTGTACATGGGaatcagaaaactttttttttggctgtgctatgcATCTtctaggatctcagttccctggccagggattgaacctgggttatggcagtgaaagctcagaatcctaactactaggccaccaaggaaatccccacGAAAAACTTCTAACCGTGGTTATTCTTAGCATAGGAGATTGGGGGACAGAAAATGGGGAAGCAGGAAGTTGTTTCACTGTATATAGTTTAGTATTTGGGGTATTTTTCTTCtaccatcatttcagttcagttgctcagtcatgtccaactctttgcaaccccatgtccaactctttggaaccccatgccaggcttccctgtccatcaccaactcccagagtttgctcaaactcatgtccatcaagttggtgatgccatccaaccatctcatcctctgtcgtccccttctccttatgccttccatctttcccagcatctgggtcttttccagtgagtctgttcttcacatcaggtggccaaattattggagtttcagcttcagcatcactccttccaatgaatattcaggactgatttcctttagaattgactggtttgatctccttgcagtccaagggactctctagagtcttctccaacaccacagttcaaaagcatcaattcttcggcactcggctttctttatagtccaactcttacatccatatgactccttgaaaaaccatagctttgactagacagacctttgttggcaaagtaatgtttctgctttttaaaaaaattttttattgaaggataattgctttacagaattttgttgtttctgctctttaatatgctgtctaggttggtcgtagcttttcttccaaggagcaaacatcttttaatttcatggctgcagtcaccatctgcagtgaatttggagcccccaaaaataaagtctcactatttccattgtttccccatctatttgccatgaagtgatgggactggatcccatgatcttagtttcctgaatgttgatttttaagccaactttttcgctcttctcttttactttcatcaataggctctttagttcttcttcactttctgccatgagggttgttgatatttctccgggcaagcttgattccagcttgtgcctcatccagcctggtattttgcatgatacattctgcatataagttaaataaacagggtgacaatatacaaccttgacgtactcttttcccaatttggaactagtctgttgctccatgtccgcttctaactgttgcttcttgacctgcgtacagatttctcaggaggtaggtaaggtgcctttataaccttttaaaacaaagtttaaaaagatagccataaaaagagatacattaaaaaaaatggttagGGTATTTCTTCTGCCTTTGCTGTCCTGTGGTTCAACTTTGAGGACCTTAGATTGGGCCTTAATATAAGGATCAGTATACTTGTTCTACTCACTTACAGGGATATAGAAAGATAAAATACTAGATGTAAAAATACTTTGAAAGGAACTAAGCTGTCACTGGGAGGAGGACATTGTTAGTGAACTAAATAATTCATTAATGTGTTCAccagttttctctctttctttctgctttggGTCTCACAGATTGGATATTGATTTACTATTTTGCAGTTAATTGTACAAAAGGGACCTTTGTAGACATACTCAAAAAATGTTTCTGATTTGTGTTTTTAGGATCAAGAAATGCAGAAATTACTATGAAATTCTGGGAGTTTCACGAGATGCTAGTGATGAAGAGCTTAAGAAAGCTTACAGAAAACTTGCCCTGAAATTTCATCCTGACAAGAACTGTGCTCCTGGAGCAACAGATGCTTTCAAAGGTCTGATCCTAAACTAATGCTTAATTATGCCCTCCTTGTGATGTTTGGTCACAGCAAGTTGTTTCCAGCCTCCCTTGTAATTGTTTTCTAAGGCTACTAGCAGGGTCTTGTTTTTTCCTGCCACACCTCTTAGATAGTGATTATTAGCATAGCTCTCTCCTTAATTTCTTACCTTAatttcttttgggaaaaaaacaaaaaggtttCTCTGTAATACCTTACAGAACCTTTTATTCTttgattcagcaaatatttactgaagatCTATGTGTCAGGTGCCAGGGTAAGTAAAACTGATATGATTCCTCTTGTGGAACTTAAAGGTTGATAGCCACTTGCAGGCAGGGCCTAGATAGCATTTCAAAACTTCTTTGACCATGAAACTCTTTGTTCATGAAACCTGCATTATAAACATGTAGTTAGTATAAAAAGGCTTTATGAGACTTTGTAAAGAGCAAAAACATAGTTATAGATCAAAGCTTTTTCCATTGATTTCTGTGATACTTTCAGAAACAtattctcaaaaaatattttggatccaatacataaataaaaattttactaaaGAGCTTCACCCTGAGGCATGTCATTGATTCAGGAAAGGATTATCAGTGGATGCTAAAACCATTGGGTAATAGGTTGTTGTTGAATAGAATATTCACATCATGTCAAAGTATCACCCCACATAATACTTactgattttgttgttatttagttgctaaatcatgcctgactcttttgtgaccccatggactgtagcccgccaggctcctctgtctgtgggatttcccaggcaagaatactggagtgggttgccatttccttctccaaggaatcttcccaacccagggataaccCCAGTctgctacattggcaggtagattctttaccactgagccacttgggaagcccagattgCACAGGAAATTTTTCTAAGTAATGGAGATAGCTAGCTGTTACTACTTTAAGCAAGTGATCTAATTTATCATCACCATTACTAGAACAATTTAACATTACATGTTGTAATACTATGTGGTATTCTTGCGAGAATGTTTAACCTCTATCTAATAAAGAGGAAACAATCAAAATATGGAACATTCTACAAAGAACACTGAACTACTCttcaaaaaattcaataaaagaaaagcaaaaaaggtgGGGAGACTGTTCCAGATGAAAAGAAACTAGAGAGATGTGAAACCAAGGGCAGTACATTAACCCTGAATGGATTTACTGGGTGATAATGAATTGGTGTTAATTTTCTTAACTGTAATATGATATTTTGATCATGTAGGAGAGTATCTTTCTTCTTCAGAGATGTATGCTAAAATATTTAGGAGTGAAGTATCATAATATCTTCAGCCTACTTCCAAGTGATTCAGCAAGAAGAAatgaatacatattatatatatttgcatgtatGTGTAGAGcattgagaaaagaaaagtggtAAAATACTAACATTGATGAATAAGGGTAAAGGTGTTTATTGTactatttttttcaacttttctggagatttgaatttttcaaaaggaagagtagggacttctctggtggtctagtggctaagacttggtgcttgcaatgcaggggacccaggttcgatccctggtcagggaactggatcccacgtgctacaactgAAAGATTAAAGATCCCTAATGCCCCAACTAAGatgcagcgcagccaaataaataaatgtttgtaaaaaagaaaaagtaacaaaaatgATAGAtctgagacttttttttaaagtcagcatTTACCTTAGAGGACAAGCTACCTTTGTTGATGTGCCTTTGTGAATCTCATTCTCCCCACAGTTTCTATAAGGAAACAGATAAACCACATTCTCCTCATACCTTCGTGTAGAGTATGTCACAGACTAATGCCATTTCTCTAAGAAATCTGCCAGATTTCAAGGGATGTGAATGTTTAAACAACTCTGTTtaggtttttctgtttgtttgttttattctgcTTAACTGTTTTATTGCTATAAATACTTAATACAGTTCCCTGACTAGAAGACTCACAAGGAAATGCTCTTTCTGACTATGTTTCTGATAGTGTTGACTGAATTAAAGATAGGCAGGTGGGAAtgacttaaaagatttttttttaagatttctttgatTGGTGATTCTTTGATTGGTGGTACTGActgtatatttaaatgaaattggACAAAGTTTGCACATTTGTGCACAAGGAGAAGTGATGGTATGCTTATGTAGTCTATTCAGACTTTGATCCCTTACGGAGGCACTGgacatatttttttgttgtttttttaagccatgatgattggcttgtgggatcttagttccccaaccagggaatgaacctggacCCTCAGTAGTGTAAGCACAGgttctaaccactggatgaccagggaattccctggagataCATTTCCTAATTTCTAAAAACTATGTTTAAAAGTAAGCTGAGATAAGACTGATGACTGAGGATTTTGCTTTTAACCAAGTAGGaggctttttatttattattttattcaggaGACTGTATGTGACTTCATATTAGAATACCATTGCTTATGTATAAACTGTTTCTGATCATAAACTATTGCTCTCAAGTGAAATAACACATTTTTGTTGAGGGAGAACAGTACTTCTAAGTTTATCCTGACTCCAGTGTTGTTTAAGGCTTATCAGACTAGATCTTGGGAAGATTTCAAGGGCAAGCACTTCGGTGAACTTTCCAGGCCCAGTGACCTCTCTTTGGGTCACTGTGAAGTTGTCCAGCACCAACTCTTCACTGCTGCTCTGGGCTCTTCTTCACTGCTACTACTGTGATTACCCTCAGCTGCAACAGACTGTGTACTCTGGTGCTTTACGTTTTTGTTGCAGCAATAGGAAATGCCTTTGCAGTCCTGAGCAATCCTGACAAGAGACTCCGCTATGATGAATATGGGGATGAACAGGTGACTTTCACTGCCCCTCGAGCCAGACCTTATAATTATTACAGGGACTTTGAAACCGACATCACTCCAGAAGAGCTGTtcaatgtcttctttggaggacaTTTTCCTACAGGTTAGTATCCcaacttttttcatttaaaaagtcttaggaacttccctggtggtccagcggttaagactctgcacttctgcaaggggctcaggtttgatccctggtcggagagctaagatcccatatgccatgtggtgtggccaaaaacagtCATATATATTTTCAGGATCTGGATAGAGGGGCCATGGTATGGAAGAAACAACAAGACTTTGGAATCAGATAAGCTGAGGTTGAAGTCGTCTCCAGCCTCCAACTATGTATGATTTTTACTTAGTCCTTCTGATCTTGTTTCCTTACCAAAAAATGGGGCTGATAATACCAACCTCACAGGGCTGCTGTAAGGATTggatattttttaagtgttttataaaTTAGAAGCAAAATTCctttattataattattgtaaACTAGCACTTATATAAAGGTTAGAAAAATACCCCCCGAGAATTGGAAGTAAATTGAATTTTGTGGAGTTGCTATTAAAGATACTAGTGACGTAATCTGATATTGGGCAAGAAGGCAGATAAGAGCATGTCAGACAGGATTCATGGCCCAGGTGCTGTTTTTTTCTCTGCCTCTTGGGTTTCTCTCACTCACTAGTTACAAAGGACTGTTTAAATAAGGGTGAGAGAGCTGAGCATGTCCCATTTTCAGCTGGTTCACTTGATATACCTAGTGTCTTATTTTTCTATTGGGTAATATGGGATAATACCCTACCCTCAAAGAGCCTAGTTGGAAGCATGGAccttggaaaaggcaaggaagaggTGTGTGCCATATTGTGTGctaagtatttttctttcttttccaggaaaTATTCATATGTTTTCAAATGTGACAGATGACACCCACTATTACCGCCGGCGGCACCGACATGAAAGAATGCAGACacggaaggaagaggaagaacacAAGCCTCAGGTACCTGGGGAGGACAGGACAATAGCTGCCCATAAACGCCCATACTGAAACTGACCTTTATGGAGTAAGACCAGGTTTTTGAAGTTCAGCTTGAGATATATGCTAAAGTGTGCTTTAGGAAAGCGAAAGCATGGTAAGAAGAGCTGGATAACTGGCCCAAATAGGCCAGAATggtaccccctcccccacccattcTTTGGTGACTATCCCAGGAAATCTGTTCCCCTATGGGGCTGTCTTGAAAAAGATTTTCTTGACCACAGAGAATAGGGACCCCCTTTATAATATTCAGTTCTAAAGGGGGTTTAAATTAAGGGATCGAAGGAGTCTCATGAAGCTCAAGGGCAGGAAGCACGCTGGGCCTTGTGACAGATGGGAACCAGGAACTGGGGTGCTGTCAGGCATCACGCAGCTGTGCTCTCCGTGACTTTGGGGCCAGACTGTCTTCAGTTTTCCTGACTCTCTGCATCTGCTTTGTTCTCTCTAAGCAGCCTGGCTTTTCTACTTCCCCTTGCAAGTGTCCAGTCTACAGTGCCTCTGAGTATGTGTCCTTTCAAGTGACTGCCTAGCAGTGAATGGTGATGATTCTCAATCCCAGATTCTTAGGAGGGAGAATGTGATCATCCCTGCTATGGTCAGATGTCTGCTAGATGTCCCCCAGTCTGCTCAGCTGAGGCCAAGGCAATGGAACTGCATGATAACATGACCTCGTGAGGTTCACAGGCTGGGCAGACTAGCACACAGGTATCTGCTTCATTGGTCTTGGAAAAGGAGGCTGCAGGATTCCTGAGTGTCAGTCCAGGTTGTCGGTGGGCCCCCTTCAGCCTTTTCAGCAGACAGAATGGAGCTGTTTGGTACTTCCCAGCAGAAAATACAACCTTCTCAGAAAAACTTTGGGCAATGTGCAATGCATTAGTAATGcatattttctttgggaaaactgTCCTATTTTCAGTAAGCTTTATATTGATGAAGAGCACTTACaccagatattttttctttttcagactaCATATTCTGCATTTATTCAGTTACTTCCAGTTCTGGTGATTGTGATTATATCTGTGATTACTCAGCTGCTAGCTGCTAATCCCCCATATAGTCTATTCTATAAATCGTAAGTCAAATACTTAAAAATCTTTCTTAACAACAAGCTGGTACATTACTAACATTTTATGTCACCTTTCGTTGTGGAAAACAC encodes:
- the DNAJC18 gene encoding dnaJ homolog subfamily C member 18 isoform X1 codes for the protein MAATLGSGERWTEAYIDAVRRNKYPEDRPPESHDPCGCCNCMKGQKEKKSENEWSQTRQGEGNSTYTEEQLLGVQRIKKCRNYYEILGVSRDASDEELKKAYRKLALKFHPDKNCAPGATDAFKAIGNAFAVLSNPDKRLRYDEYGDEQVTFTAPRARPYNYYRDFETDITPEELFNVFFGGHFPTGNIHMFSNVTDDTHYYRRRHRHERMQTRKEEEEHKPQTTYSAFIQLLPVLVIVIISVITQLLAANPPYSLFYKSTLGHTISRETQNLQVPYFVDKNFDKAYRGASLRDLEKTIEKDYIDYIQTSCWKEKQQKSELTNLAGLYRDERLKQKAESLKLENCEKLSKLIGLRRGG